The following coding sequences are from one Halorubrum sp. BOL3-1 window:
- a CDS encoding energy-coupling factor ABC transporter ATP-binding protein: MIDADGVTVRYGGESRGDGDGEGVVAVDDVSLSVPDGEFVVLAGANGSGKTTLVRTFNGLVDPDAGAVAVDGTPVTDDPLAARTAVGMVFQDPRDQLVAATVGADVAFGPENLGLSHGEIDRRVDAALDAVNMADREDDRIESLSGGERERVAVAGALAMEPDHLVLDEPLTGLDEPARRSVLDRLRELHADGIGVVVVTHDLRDVLALADRVVGLADGRVAVDASPERAADDLPGLDVRVPSAFGSRGGSPPTGTGPSPTETDPT; the protein is encoded by the coding sequence GTGATCGACGCCGACGGCGTCACCGTTCGATACGGCGGGGAGAGCCGGGGTGACGGCGACGGCGAGGGCGTCGTCGCCGTCGACGACGTCTCGCTGTCGGTCCCAGACGGGGAGTTCGTCGTCCTCGCGGGCGCGAACGGCTCTGGTAAGACGACGCTCGTCCGGACGTTCAACGGGCTCGTCGACCCGGACGCCGGCGCGGTCGCGGTCGACGGAACGCCCGTCACGGACGACCCCCTCGCCGCTCGGACCGCCGTCGGGATGGTGTTTCAGGACCCCCGCGACCAGCTGGTGGCCGCCACCGTCGGTGCCGATGTCGCGTTCGGCCCGGAGAACCTCGGCCTGTCGCACGGCGAGATCGACCGGCGCGTCGACGCCGCGCTCGACGCCGTGAACATGGCGGACCGCGAGGACGACCGGATCGAGTCGCTGTCGGGGGGCGAACGCGAGCGTGTCGCCGTCGCTGGCGCGCTGGCGATGGAGCCCGACCACCTCGTCCTCGACGAGCCGCTCACCGGTCTCGACGAGCCGGCGCGCCGGTCCGTGCTGGATCGGCTTCGAGAGCTTCACGCCGACGGGATCGGCGTCGTCGTCGTCACGCACGACCTGCGCGACGTCCTCGCGCTTGCGGACCGGGTCGTCGGCCTCGCGGACGGACGGGTCGCCGTCGACGCGTCCCCCGAGCGTGCGGCCGACGACCTTCCCGGACTCGACGTTCGGGTCCCGAGCGCATTCGGGAGCAGAGGCGGCTCGCCGCCGACGGGGACTGGCCCGTCGCCGACGGAGACGGACCCGACGTGA
- a CDS encoding biotin transporter BioY, producing the protein MATNTESVDLVGDEAATNLARAALFAALVGAFAYVSFPFPLSPAPVTLQVLGVFLAGIFLGPLWGGLALVLYLLAGALGAPVFAGGSAGFAALVGDTAGYLWSYPIAAALVGGIVHRGPTLRDLDAVRLPTLVGATVVGTLVIYALGVVGLVLSLDLALGEAVVQGAAVFLPAEAAKVAAAVGIVRSDAITAA; encoded by the coding sequence ATGGCAACGAACACGGAGTCCGTCGACCTCGTCGGCGACGAGGCGGCGACGAACCTCGCGCGCGCCGCGCTGTTCGCGGCGCTCGTCGGCGCGTTCGCGTACGTATCGTTCCCGTTCCCGCTGTCACCCGCTCCGGTGACGCTACAGGTGCTGGGCGTCTTCCTCGCCGGGATCTTCCTCGGTCCCCTGTGGGGCGGTCTCGCGCTCGTCTTATACCTCCTCGCGGGTGCGCTCGGCGCGCCGGTGTTCGCCGGCGGGTCAGCCGGGTTCGCGGCGCTCGTCGGCGACACCGCCGGCTACCTCTGGTCGTACCCGATCGCGGCCGCGCTCGTCGGCGGGATCGTCCACCGCGGACCCACGCTCCGCGACCTCGACGCCGTCCGGCTTCCGACGCTCGTCGGTGCGACGGTCGTCGGGACGCTCGTCATCTACGCGCTCGGCGTCGTCGGGCTGGTCCTCTCGCTCGACCTCGCGCTCGGCGAAGCGGTCGTCCAGGGTGCGGCCGTCTTCCTCCCGGCCGAGGCCGCGAAGGTCGCCGCGGCGGTCGGGATCGTCCGGTCCGACGCGATCACCGCCGCCTGA
- a CDS encoding ribbon-helix-helix domain-containing protein: MPKISVEIPAELLGDLDEHVGDDGKFVNRSDAVRASIRKNLDLLDEIDARHDRLAGDGTTEGGDEVAESRRAAEDADE; this comes from the coding sequence ATGCCCAAGATCAGCGTCGAGATTCCGGCGGAGCTGCTCGGTGACCTCGACGAACACGTCGGCGACGACGGGAAGTTCGTGAACCGCAGCGACGCGGTGCGCGCGTCGATCCGGAAGAACCTCGACCTGCTCGACGAGATCGACGCCCGCCACGACCGGCTGGCGGGCGACGGGACGACCGAGGGCGGCGACGAAGTGGCAGAGAGCCGACGGGCCGCGGAGGACGCCGATGAGTAG
- a CDS encoding queuosine precursor transporter — MSSRTGDGESGPFRTDPFDRSAVAAVGLITLFTVALGTSQLTAAKVLALPLPFALPVVGAEILLPGAALAYALTFLASDCYAELYGRRATQVVVNVAFLANFLVLALVWSTLAAPGVDPEVSAAFRTALGPAANIVAGSLLAYLVSQNWDVFVFHAIRDRTGEGMLWLRNLASTATSQAIDTVIFVGVAFYVAPILLGVGNPLPGSVLLALGLGQYLLKLAIAVLDTPVVYLVVGAVRKRTP; from the coding sequence ATGAGTAGCCGAACGGGCGACGGCGAGAGCGGTCCCTTCCGAACCGACCCGTTCGACCGGTCGGCGGTCGCGGCGGTCGGGCTGATCACGCTGTTCACGGTGGCGCTCGGAACCTCGCAGCTCACCGCCGCGAAGGTGCTCGCCTTACCGCTCCCGTTCGCGCTCCCGGTCGTCGGAGCGGAGATCCTGTTGCCGGGCGCCGCGCTCGCGTACGCGCTCACGTTCCTCGCGTCGGACTGTTACGCGGAGCTGTACGGCCGGCGGGCAACGCAGGTCGTCGTCAACGTCGCGTTCCTCGCGAACTTCCTCGTGCTCGCGCTGGTGTGGTCGACGCTCGCGGCGCCCGGCGTCGACCCCGAGGTGTCGGCCGCCTTCCGGACCGCGCTCGGGCCGGCGGCGAACATCGTCGCCGGCAGCCTGCTGGCGTACCTCGTCAGCCAGAACTGGGACGTGTTCGTCTTCCACGCGATCCGCGACCGGACCGGCGAGGGAATGCTGTGGCTCCGTAACCTCGCGTCGACGGCGACGAGTCAGGCGATCGACACCGTCATTTTCGTCGGGGTCGCCTTCTACGTCGCGCCGATCCTGCTCGGCGTCGGGAACCCGCTCCCCGGGAGCGTCCTCCTCGCGCTCGGACTGGGCCAGTACCTCCTCAAGCTCGCGATCGCCGTGCTCGACACGCCGGTCGTCTACCTCGTCGTCGGCGCGGTTCGGAAGCGGACGCCGTAG